The following coding sequences lie in one Nycticebus coucang isolate mNycCou1 chromosome 18, mNycCou1.pri, whole genome shotgun sequence genomic window:
- the CCT6B gene encoding T-complex protein 1 subunit zeta-2 isoform X1, which yields MAAIKAVNAKAEVARAQAALAVNICAARGLQDVLRTNLGPKGTMKMLVSGAGDIKLTKDGNVLLHEMQIQHPTASLIAKVATAQDDVTGDGTTSNVLIIGELLRQADLYISEGLHPRIIAEGLEVAKMKALEVLEEIKVKKDMKRTILLDVARTSLQTKVHVELADVLTEAVVDSVLAIRRPDYPIDLFMVEIMEMKHKSETDTKLIRGLVLDHGARHPDMKKRVEDAFILTCNVSLEYEKTEVSSGFFYKTVEEKEKLVKAERKFIDNRVQKIIDLKDKVCAEFDKGFVVINQKGIDPFSLDTLAKHGIVALRRAKRRNMERLSLACGGIPVNSLEDLHIDCLGHADLVYEYTLGEEKFTFIEGCVNPRSVTLLVKGPNKHTLTQIKDALRDGLRAIKNAIEDGCVVPGAGAAEVAIAEALLVYKHSIKGRARLGVQAFADALLIIPKVLAQNSGYDPQETLVKVQAEHLDSKQLVGIDLNTGEPMVAADAGVWDNYCVKKQLLHSCTVIATNILLVDEIMRAGMSSLKG from the exons ATGGCTGCCATAAAAGCCGTGAACGCCAAAGCTGAGGTGGCGCGGGCCCAGGCGGCTTTGGCTGTCAATATATGCGCCGCCCGAGGGCTGCAGGATGTGCTGCGGACCAACTTGGGTCCTAAGGGCACCATGAAAAT GCTTGTTTCTGGTGCAGGTGACATCAAACTCACCAAAGATGGCAATGTGCTGCTCCATGAGATG CAAATTCAACATCCAACAGCTTCTTTGATAGCCAAAGTAGCAACAGCTCAGGATGATGTCACAGGAGATGGTACTACttcaaatgttttaattattgGAGAATTACTAAGACAAGCTGATCTTTACATTTCTGAG GGCCTGCACCCTAGAATAATAGCTGAAGGGCTTGAAGTTGCAAAAATGAAAGCGCTTGAAGTTTTGGAAGAAATCAAAGTGAAAAAGGACATGAAAAGAACAATCCTCTTAGATGTGGCTAGAACATCACTACAAACTAAAGTTCATGTTGAACTGGCTGATGTTTTAACAGAG GCTGTGGTGGATTCTGTTTTGGCTATTAGAAGACCGGATTACCCTATTGATCTCTTCATGGTAGAAATCATGGAGATGAAGCATAAATCAGAAACAGATACAAA GTTGATCAGAGGATTAGTTTTGGATCATGGCGCCCGACATCCAGACATGAAGAAGCGAGTAGAAGATGCTTTTATCCTTACTTGCAATGTGTCACTAGAATACGAAAAGAC aGAGGTGAGCTCTGGTTTCTTTTATAAGACtgtggaagagaaagagaaattggtaaaagctgaaagaaaatttATTGACAATAGAGTCCAAAAAATAATAGACCTGAAAGACAAAGTCTGTGCAGAATTCGATAAAGGATTTGTTGTCATTAATCAAAAG GGAATTGATCCATTTTCCTTAGACACTCTTGCAAAACATGGAATAGTAGCTCTTCGCAGAGCAAAAAGGAGAAATATGGAAAG ACTCTCTCTGGCTTGTGGTGGAATACCTGTGAATTCTCTTGAAGATCTCCATATAGATTGTTTGGGACATGCTGATCTTGTATATGAGTATACATTA GGTGAAGAAAAGTTCACTTTTATCGAGGGCTGTGTTAACCCTCGCTCTGTTACTTTGTTAGTTAAAGGTCCAAATAAGCATACTCTCACGCAAATCAAGGATGCCTTAAGAGATGGACTTCGTGCCATCAAAAATGCCATTGAAGATG GTTGTGTGGTTCCAGGGGCTGGTGCAGCGGAGGTGGCCATAGCTGAAGCTCTGTTGGTGTACAAGCACAGTATCAAAGGCAGAGCTCGTCTTGGGGTCCAAGCTTTCGCTGATGCCTTACTCATTATTCCTAAG gttCTTGCTCAGAATTCTGGTTATGACCCACAGGAGACACTCGTAAAAGTTCAGGCTGAGCATTTAGATTCGAAGCAACTTGTTGGCATAGATTTGAATACAG
- the CCT6B gene encoding T-complex protein 1 subunit zeta-2 isoform X2 — translation MAAIKAVNAKAEVARAQAALAVNICAARGLQDVLRTNLGPKGTMKMLVSGAGDIKLTKDGNVLLHEMQIQHPTASLIAKVATAQDDVTGDGTTSNVLIIGELLRQADLYISEGLHPRIIAEGLEVAKMKALEVLEEIKVKKDMKRTILLDVARTSLQTKVHVELADVLTEAVVDSVLAIRRPDYPIDLFMVEIMEMKHKSETDTKEVSSGFFYKTVEEKEKLVKAERKFIDNRVQKIIDLKDKVCAEFDKGFVVINQKGIDPFSLDTLAKHGIVALRRAKRRNMERLSLACGGIPVNSLEDLHIDCLGHADLVYEYTLGEEKFTFIEGCVNPRSVTLLVKGPNKHTLTQIKDALRDGLRAIKNAIEDGCVVPGAGAAEVAIAEALLVYKHSIKGRARLGVQAFADALLIIPKVLAQNSGYDPQETLVKVQAEHLDSKQLVGIDLNTGEPMVAADAGVWDNYCVKKQLLHSCTVIATNILLVDEIMRAGMSSLKG, via the exons ATGGCTGCCATAAAAGCCGTGAACGCCAAAGCTGAGGTGGCGCGGGCCCAGGCGGCTTTGGCTGTCAATATATGCGCCGCCCGAGGGCTGCAGGATGTGCTGCGGACCAACTTGGGTCCTAAGGGCACCATGAAAAT GCTTGTTTCTGGTGCAGGTGACATCAAACTCACCAAAGATGGCAATGTGCTGCTCCATGAGATG CAAATTCAACATCCAACAGCTTCTTTGATAGCCAAAGTAGCAACAGCTCAGGATGATGTCACAGGAGATGGTACTACttcaaatgttttaattattgGAGAATTACTAAGACAAGCTGATCTTTACATTTCTGAG GGCCTGCACCCTAGAATAATAGCTGAAGGGCTTGAAGTTGCAAAAATGAAAGCGCTTGAAGTTTTGGAAGAAATCAAAGTGAAAAAGGACATGAAAAGAACAATCCTCTTAGATGTGGCTAGAACATCACTACAAACTAAAGTTCATGTTGAACTGGCTGATGTTTTAACAGAG GCTGTGGTGGATTCTGTTTTGGCTATTAGAAGACCGGATTACCCTATTGATCTCTTCATGGTAGAAATCATGGAGATGAAGCATAAATCAGAAACAGATACAAA aGAGGTGAGCTCTGGTTTCTTTTATAAGACtgtggaagagaaagagaaattggtaaaagctgaaagaaaatttATTGACAATAGAGTCCAAAAAATAATAGACCTGAAAGACAAAGTCTGTGCAGAATTCGATAAAGGATTTGTTGTCATTAATCAAAAG GGAATTGATCCATTTTCCTTAGACACTCTTGCAAAACATGGAATAGTAGCTCTTCGCAGAGCAAAAAGGAGAAATATGGAAAG ACTCTCTCTGGCTTGTGGTGGAATACCTGTGAATTCTCTTGAAGATCTCCATATAGATTGTTTGGGACATGCTGATCTTGTATATGAGTATACATTA GGTGAAGAAAAGTTCACTTTTATCGAGGGCTGTGTTAACCCTCGCTCTGTTACTTTGTTAGTTAAAGGTCCAAATAAGCATACTCTCACGCAAATCAAGGATGCCTTAAGAGATGGACTTCGTGCCATCAAAAATGCCATTGAAGATG GTTGTGTGGTTCCAGGGGCTGGTGCAGCGGAGGTGGCCATAGCTGAAGCTCTGTTGGTGTACAAGCACAGTATCAAAGGCAGAGCTCGTCTTGGGGTCCAAGCTTTCGCTGATGCCTTACTCATTATTCCTAAG gttCTTGCTCAGAATTCTGGTTATGACCCACAGGAGACACTCGTAAAAGTTCAGGCTGAGCATTTAGATTCGAAGCAACTTGTTGGCATAGATTTGAATACAG
- the CCT6B gene encoding T-complex protein 1 subunit zeta-2 isoform X3: MAAIKAVNAKAEVARAQAALAVNICAARGLQDVLRTNLGPKGTMKMLVSGAGDIKLTKDGNVLLHEMGLHPRIIAEGLEVAKMKALEVLEEIKVKKDMKRTILLDVARTSLQTKVHVELADVLTEAVVDSVLAIRRPDYPIDLFMVEIMEMKHKSETDTKLIRGLVLDHGARHPDMKKRVEDAFILTCNVSLEYEKTEVSSGFFYKTVEEKEKLVKAERKFIDNRVQKIIDLKDKVCAEFDKGFVVINQKGIDPFSLDTLAKHGIVALRRAKRRNMERLSLACGGIPVNSLEDLHIDCLGHADLVYEYTLGEEKFTFIEGCVNPRSVTLLVKGPNKHTLTQIKDALRDGLRAIKNAIEDGCVVPGAGAAEVAIAEALLVYKHSIKGRARLGVQAFADALLIIPKVLAQNSGYDPQETLVKVQAEHLDSKQLVGIDLNTGEPMVAADAGVWDNYCVKKQLLHSCTVIATNILLVDEIMRAGMSSLKG, translated from the exons ATGGCTGCCATAAAAGCCGTGAACGCCAAAGCTGAGGTGGCGCGGGCCCAGGCGGCTTTGGCTGTCAATATATGCGCCGCCCGAGGGCTGCAGGATGTGCTGCGGACCAACTTGGGTCCTAAGGGCACCATGAAAAT GCTTGTTTCTGGTGCAGGTGACATCAAACTCACCAAAGATGGCAATGTGCTGCTCCATGAGATG GGCCTGCACCCTAGAATAATAGCTGAAGGGCTTGAAGTTGCAAAAATGAAAGCGCTTGAAGTTTTGGAAGAAATCAAAGTGAAAAAGGACATGAAAAGAACAATCCTCTTAGATGTGGCTAGAACATCACTACAAACTAAAGTTCATGTTGAACTGGCTGATGTTTTAACAGAG GCTGTGGTGGATTCTGTTTTGGCTATTAGAAGACCGGATTACCCTATTGATCTCTTCATGGTAGAAATCATGGAGATGAAGCATAAATCAGAAACAGATACAAA GTTGATCAGAGGATTAGTTTTGGATCATGGCGCCCGACATCCAGACATGAAGAAGCGAGTAGAAGATGCTTTTATCCTTACTTGCAATGTGTCACTAGAATACGAAAAGAC aGAGGTGAGCTCTGGTTTCTTTTATAAGACtgtggaagagaaagagaaattggtaaaagctgaaagaaaatttATTGACAATAGAGTCCAAAAAATAATAGACCTGAAAGACAAAGTCTGTGCAGAATTCGATAAAGGATTTGTTGTCATTAATCAAAAG GGAATTGATCCATTTTCCTTAGACACTCTTGCAAAACATGGAATAGTAGCTCTTCGCAGAGCAAAAAGGAGAAATATGGAAAG ACTCTCTCTGGCTTGTGGTGGAATACCTGTGAATTCTCTTGAAGATCTCCATATAGATTGTTTGGGACATGCTGATCTTGTATATGAGTATACATTA GGTGAAGAAAAGTTCACTTTTATCGAGGGCTGTGTTAACCCTCGCTCTGTTACTTTGTTAGTTAAAGGTCCAAATAAGCATACTCTCACGCAAATCAAGGATGCCTTAAGAGATGGACTTCGTGCCATCAAAAATGCCATTGAAGATG GTTGTGTGGTTCCAGGGGCTGGTGCAGCGGAGGTGGCCATAGCTGAAGCTCTGTTGGTGTACAAGCACAGTATCAAAGGCAGAGCTCGTCTTGGGGTCCAAGCTTTCGCTGATGCCTTACTCATTATTCCTAAG gttCTTGCTCAGAATTCTGGTTATGACCCACAGGAGACACTCGTAAAAGTTCAGGCTGAGCATTTAGATTCGAAGCAACTTGTTGGCATAGATTTGAATACAG
- the ZNF830 gene encoding zinc finger protein 830, producing the protein MASSASSRTPAGKRVVNQEELRRLMKEKQRLSTNRKRIESPFAKYNRLGQLSCALCNTPVKSELLWQTHVLGKQHREKVAELKGAKEASQGSSASSALQIAKRKASDTDVQDSKRTKACSVGQVQPSTSALLTNFDKTVKEPTRATSSKPSGLGLLPDYEDEDEDEDEDEDQDEEEGGERKRGDASKQPLGAQGKDHSLSSSREVTNSVLPNDFFSTNPPKAPLIPHSGSIEKAEIHEKIVQRRENTAEALPEGFFDDPEIDARVRKVDAPKDQMDKEWDEFQKAMRQVNTISEAIVAEEDEEGRLDRQIGEIDEQIECYRRVEKLWNRQDEINKLKEILTIKELQKKEEENADSDDEGELQDLLSQDWRVKGALL; encoded by the coding sequence ATGGCGTCCTCCGCCTCCTCTCGGACCCCGGCGGGGAAGCGGGTGGTGAATCAGGAAGAACTGCGGCGGTTGATGAAGGAGAAGCAGCGTCTGAGCACCAACCGGAAGCGGATAGAATCTCCATTCGCGAAGTACAATCGTTTGGGGCAACTGAGTTGTGCCCTGTGTAACACTCCGGTTAAGAGCGAGCTCCTGTGGCAGACTCACGTCCTGGGAAAGCAGCACCGAGAGAAAGTGGCCGAGCTGAAAGGTGCGAAAGAAGCCAGCCAAGGTTCGTCCGCCAGCTCAGCGCTCCAGATCGCCAAGAGGAAGGCGTCAGATACAGACGTCCAAGATTCCAAGAGAACGAAGGCCTGCTCGGTTGGTCAGGTACAGCCCTCCACGTCCGCTTTGCTCACCAACTTTGACAAAACAGTAAAGGAGCCCACTAGAGCGACCTCCAGTAAGCCTTCGGGACTGGGTTTACTCCCCGATtatgaggatgaggatgaggatgaggacGAGGACGAGGACCAGGACGAGGAGGAGGGTGGAGAACGAAAAAGGGGGGACGCCAGCAAGCAGCCACTCGGTGCGCAGGGCAAGGACCATTCACTTTCCTCCTCGCGGGAGGTAACAAATAGTGTGCTGCCAAACGACTTCTTTAGTACAAATCCTCCCAAAGCCCCCTTAATTCCTCATTCAGGATCAATTGAGAAAgcagaaatacatgaaaaaatagtgCAGAGGAGAGAAAACACCGCGGAAGCATTACCGGAAGGATTTTTTGACGACCCTGAGATTGATGCAAGGGTACGAAAGGTTGATGCCCCAAAGGATCAGATGGACAAAGAATGGGACGAATTTCAAAAAGCCATGAGGCAGGTCAACACTATTTCTGAAGCCATAGTTgctgaagaggatgaagagggaCGGTTGGACCGCCAGATTGGGGAGATCGATGAGCAGATAGAGTGTTACCGTCGGGTGGAAAAGCTGTGGAATCGCCAGGATGAAATAAATAAGCTTAAAGAGATTCTGACCATAAAAGAACtgcagaaaaaagaagaggagaatgCTGACAGCGATGATGAGGGAGAACTACAGGATTTGTTGTCTCAGGATTGGAGGGTGAAGGGGGCTTTGTTATAA